CGCTCGGCATTTTCCTCTACACGCATTACGGCATCTATGCCGCGCATGGCGCGGTCGCGGTGTTCGCGCTCTGCCTGCTGGCGCTGTTCTGGTACTACCGGCTGGGCGACAACCCGATGATCGTGCCGGGCAAGAGCCGACCCATCAATCCGCTCGCCAATATCGGCCGCTTCGTGCGCCAGCCCCGGCTGAGGCTCGCCTGGCTGATCGCCTTCGGCCGCTCCTGCTACTGGACCACCTTCTTCGTCTACGGTCCCTTGTTCATGGTCATCACCGGCCAGGGCAAGCTGGCTGGCGGTCTGCTGGTTTCGGCCGGCAACGCGATGCTGTTCCTGGCGATCTTCTGGGGCAGGGCGGGCAAACGCTACGGCGCCCGCAACGTGATGACGCTCGCCTTTGCCGGGATGGCGATATCGCTTTGGCTGGCCGGCGCCATCGGCGAACTCGTGCCGCTCGCCACTGCCGGCCTGTTGCTGGTCGGCGCCCTGTTCACCATCGCATTGGATGCCATCGGTTCCACCGCCTTCATGCGCTCGGTGCGCACCTATGAGCGTCCGCAGATGGCGGCCGTCTACCGCACCTATCTCGACTTTTCGGAGCTGACGCCGCCGCTGGTCTATTCCGTGGTGCTGGCCTTTTTCGGGCTGGGCTCGGTCTTCGCCACGCTTGGCTGCCTCGCCGCCGTCTGCGGCCTTGTCACCTGGCGCTACCTGCCGAAGTCGATGTAGCGAGCGCCTTTCCTTCTCCCGCAAGGGGAGAAGGGATGGCGCCCGGTCCGCACGATGACGCTTCTGCATCCACCGATGGCGGAATTTGGTTTGCCGGGCGGCGCAATTCTCCCTATAGTCCACGATGTCGTCGGTCCCTTCGGGACCAAGAGGGAATACGGTGGGGAGGGAAGAAAATGTCCGTCCGAAACCGTGGCTGCCCCCGCAACTGTGAGCGGTAGTCCTCTCCAATGCCACTGAGGTTCGCCTCGGGAAGGTGGAGAAGGGCGCAGATCCGCAAGCCAGGAGACCTGCCGGCGACAGCAATGATGGCAATGCCCTCGGGTGGAGGGCGAAAGGACAGACCATGAATACCGCAACCATTTCCCTCGGCGCCTCGACCTCCTCGCAGTCGCGCTTCCTGCAACTGGCGCTGGCCGGCCTGCTCGGCATTTTCATCGTCGGCTTCACTGGCTTCTCGCATATCGAGGCCGTGCACAACGCCGCCCACGATGCACGCCACTCGATGGCGTTCCCCTGCCACTAACCAGGGGGAACCCACCATGTCTGTTTTTCGCAACGTCGTGTTCGTCGCGGCGATCGCTGGGCTATTGGCCGGCATCGTGCTCGCCTGCCTGCAGGCCTATGCCACCGTTCCGCTGATCCTGAAGGCCGAGGTCTATGAACAGGCCGGCGGCGGTCACGAGCATCCGGCGCCGGCTGCTCCCGCGGCTGATGCCGGCGCGGCCACCACCGCCATGAGCACGCCGGCCCCGGCCGCCGCCGCTCCGGCCGAAGAGGAAGGCTGGGCGCCCGCCGATGGCGCCGAGCGCTTCTCCTTCAACGTGGTCTCCAATATCGTCACCGGCATCGGCTTCGCGCTGATCCTTGTCGCCTTCTCGGAATTCGCCGGCGGCATCGGCAACTGGCGCCAGGGCGTGTTCTGGGGTCTGGCCGGCTTTGCCGTCTTCACGCTGGCGCCGGGCCTCGGCCTGCCGCCGGAACTGCCGGCCATGCCCGCCGCCGACCTTCTGCCCCGGCAGATCTGGTGGGTGGCAACGGTGGTGGCAACGGCGATCGGCCTGGCGCTGATCGCCTTCCGCCGCTCGCTGCCGCTGACGATCCTGGCGGTCGCGCTGATCGTCGCGCCGCACATCGTCGGCGCGCCGCAGCCGGCAAGCTACGACACGCCGATCCCGGAAGGCCTGCACCACCAGTTCGTGGTGGCGGTCACCATCACCA
The genomic region above belongs to Mesorhizobium terrae and contains:
- a CDS encoding CbtA family protein; the encoded protein is MSVFRNVVFVAAIAGLLAGIVLACLQAYATVPLILKAEVYEQAGGGHEHPAPAAPAADAGAATTAMSTPAPAAAAPAEEEGWAPADGAERFSFNVVSNIVTGIGFALILVAFSEFAGGIGNWRQGVFWGLAGFAVFTLAPGLGLPPELPAMPAADLLPRQIWWVATVVATAIGLALIAFRRSLPLTILAVALIVAPHIVGAPQPASYDTPIPEGLHHQFVVAVTITNLVFWLVLGAVVGIVRGRFTGQASNLRDSFA
- a CDS encoding CbtB domain-containing protein — translated: MNTATISLGASTSSQSRFLQLALAGLLGIFIVGFTGFSHIEAVHNAAHDARHSMAFPCH
- a CDS encoding MFS transporter, which encodes MSTHVRHPIWLPAVPPADARTFASLYSIESCARATIASVIPIQAYEILKNEQTVSILYTIVSLLGLSATLFMPMLIHRFARRWVYTAGALLLAIGSLFFVTHSLPGQIFGMLCRVMGASALSITLNLYIMDHIRKADLMQAESLRMAWSMIAWTTGPTLGIFLYTHYGIYAAHGAVAVFALCLLALFWYYRLGDNPMIVPGKSRPINPLANIGRFVRQPRLRLAWLIAFGRSCYWTTFFVYGPLFMVITGQGKLAGGLLVSAGNAMLFLAIFWGRAGKRYGARNVMTLAFAGMAISLWLAGAIGELVPLATAGLLLVGALFTIALDAIGSTAFMRSVRTYERPQMAAVYRTYLDFSELTPPLVYSVVLAFFGLGSVFATLGCLAAVCGLVTWRYLPKSM